In the Magnolia sinica isolate HGM2019 chromosome 15, MsV1, whole genome shotgun sequence genome, one interval contains:
- the LOC131226896 gene encoding protein FAR1-RELATED SEQUENCE 5-like: MANNSGITPSATMAFMSKQAGGRENLGYQPVDYKNYLRKKRMKAMERGDAGAVDEDDQITNIFWADAKPIMDYSYFGDVICFDITYRINSYGHPFAPFIGAMSGKQPRTILTDQCAAMGNAIADVMLETYHRLCIWHIYQNAAKHLSNVFHGSKSFEYDFSRCVYDYEEEEEFLIAWNNMLEKYDLMQNKWLQALFKERNKWALVYGKNTFCADMKSTQQSESMNNVLKKYLSSKYNLLCLFTHYERVVVDRRYRELEADFKMRQSTPILYVDVEMLMEAAKAYTPEVFKMFQNEYKKFLSHTIHKSGEFDTVLEFQVVCNDKVGGRLVKFDTSNNTVTCSCKKFEFVGILCSHALKVLDYYNIKVLPSNYILKKWQRDAKVGAVKDHLGFTIQGDPKISLGKRYSYLCRKFVKIASMAEEYKDAFDFADRYSDKFHDELTECIKGIKKLPLMTYQTNDENVDAEIILKVFIINRLTIKLLSLIVSARKL; the protein is encoded by the exons ATGGCAAACAATTCAGGCATAACACCATCAGCAACTATGGCATTTATGAGCAAGCAGGCTGGAGGTCGAGAGAATTTGGGATACCAACCTGTTGATTACAAAAATTACTTGCGAAAAAAGCGAATGAAAGCGATGGAAAGGGGAGATGCAGGAGCT GTAGATGAAGATGATcaaatcaccaatattttttggGCAGATGCAAAGCCGATAATGGATTATAGCTATTTTGGGGATGTGATCTGCTTTGATATTACATACAGGATAAACAGCTATGGTCATCCATTTGCCCCATTTATTGGG GCAATGTCTGGAAAGCAACCAAGGACAATCTTAACAGATCAATGTGCTGCAATGGGCAATGCAATAGCTGATGTGATGCTGGAAACATACCATCGTCTATGTATCTGGCATATATACCAAAATGCCGCAAAGCACCTTAGTAAtgtatttcatggttcaaaaagttTTGAATATGATTTCAGTAGATGTGTGTATGattatgaagaagaggaagagtttCTAATTGCATGGAATAATATGCTTGAGAAATATGATTTGATGCAAAATAAATGGTTACAAGCGTtgtttaaagaaagaaacaaatgggCTTTGGTGTATGGCAAAAATACATTCTGCGCTGATATGAAGAGCACACAACAGAGTGAAAGCATGAATAATGTTTTGAAGAAATATTTAAGTTCCAAATACAATCTTTTGTGTCTCTTCACACATTATGAACGAGTAGTGGTTGATCGACGATATCGAGAATTGGAAGCTGATTTCAAAATGAGGCAAAGTACCCCAATATTGTATGTTGATGTGGAGATGTTGATGGAAGCGGCAAAAGCATACACTCCGGAAGTATTTAAAATGTTCCAAAATGAGTACAAAAAGTTTCTTAGTCATACAATTCATAAAAGTGGTGAATTTGATACAGTGTTAGAGTTTCAAGTTGTTTGTAATGACAAAGTTGGAGGCCGTCTTGTCAAATTTGACACATCAAACAATACCGTCACATGTAGTTGTAAGAAATTTGAGTTTGTCGGGATACTATGTAGCCATGCACTAAAAGTTCTggattattataatataaaggtGCTTCCTTCcaattatattttgaaaaaatggcAAAGAGATGCAAAAGTTGGTGCTGTGAAGGACCATCTTGGGTTTACCATACAAGGTGATCCTAAGATTTCTTTAGGGAAGCGTTATAGCTATTTGTGTCGCAAGTTTGTTAAAATCGCTTCAATGGCTGAGGAATATAAAGATGCATTTGATTTTGCTGATAGATATTCAGacaaatttcatgatgaattGACAGAGTGTATAAAAGGGATCAAGAAACTTCCATTGATGACATATCAAACTAATGATGAAAATGTAGATGCTGAAATT ATACTGAAAGTGTTCATCATCAACCGACTGACAATAAAGTTACTTTCGTTGATAGTCTCCGCTCGCAAATTGTAA